One Peribacillus simplex NBRC 15720 = DSM 1321 genomic region harbors:
- a CDS encoding methionine ABC transporter ATP-binding protein produces the protein MITLTKVSKLFRTGKGNSETIKAVNNVNVEINKGEIFGIIGYSGAGKSTLIRMLNGLETPTEGSVVVAEKEISKIKGAQLRKARQEISMIFQHFNLLWSRTVQENISFPLEIAGVSKTERTKRVNELIKLVGLEGREKAYPSQLSGGQKQRVGIARALANDPKVLLCDEATSALDPQTTDSILELLVDINQRLGLTIVLITHEMHVIRKICHRVAVMESGQVVEQGPVLDVFKNPKEQMTKRFVQQVTEPEETKETMDHLLERYPAGKVIQLTFVGDHAESPLITKLVRNFELDVNIVQGKISQTRSGSYGTLFIHLDGTEDEMLRAIEFIKAQQVGVEVITHA, from the coding sequence ATGATTACATTGACGAAAGTCAGTAAACTGTTCCGTACAGGAAAAGGAAACAGTGAGACGATCAAGGCTGTAAATAATGTGAATGTTGAAATAAATAAAGGCGAGATTTTCGGTATCATCGGTTACAGTGGTGCGGGGAAAAGTACTTTGATCAGAATGCTCAATGGATTGGAAACACCCACAGAGGGATCCGTTGTGGTGGCTGAGAAGGAAATTTCAAAAATTAAAGGGGCTCAGCTCCGTAAGGCCCGTCAAGAAATCAGCATGATTTTCCAGCATTTCAATTTATTATGGTCAAGGACCGTTCAGGAGAATATTTCTTTCCCATTGGAAATTGCAGGAGTTTCTAAAACTGAACGAACCAAGCGTGTGAACGAATTGATCAAGTTAGTCGGACTGGAAGGCAGGGAAAAGGCCTATCCTTCACAATTAAGCGGAGGGCAGAAGCAAAGGGTGGGGATAGCCAGGGCTCTGGCAAATGATCCTAAAGTGCTGCTTTGTGATGAAGCGACTTCTGCATTGGATCCACAGACTACCGACTCAATACTCGAATTGCTTGTTGACATCAATCAGCGCCTGGGATTGACGATCGTTTTGATAACACATGAAATGCATGTAATACGTAAAATCTGTCATCGCGTCGCAGTGATGGAAAGCGGGCAAGTTGTTGAACAGGGTCCTGTCCTTGATGTTTTCAAGAATCCTAAAGAACAAATGACGAAGCGTTTCGTGCAACAAGTAACGGAACCAGAAGAAACGAAAGAAACGATGGACCATTTGCTCGAACGCTATCCTGCAGGCAAAGTGATTCAATTGACCTTTGTAGGTGATCATGCAGAAAGCCCGTTGATCACCAAGCTTGTACGTAACTTCGAGTTGGATGTCAATATCGTTCAAGGTAAGATATCCCAAACAAGAAGCGGTTCATATGGAACATTGTTTATCCATCTTGATGGCACAGAGGATGAAATGCTCCGCGCAATCGAATTCATTAAAGCACAGCAGGTAGGCGTGGAGGTGATTACTCATGCTTGA
- a CDS encoding methionine ABC transporter permease — MLEELLPNIDWEDIIEATKETLYMTSISVVATFFIGIILGLILFLTGKGNMWENRAVNGIMSAVVNIFRSIPFLILIVLLIPFTKALVGSMIGENAALPALIIGAAPFYARMVEIGLREIDKGVIEAAKSMGAKTSTIIWKVLLPESMPALISGITVTSIALVGYTAMAGVIGAGGLGNLAYLDGYQRNQNDVTLVATIVILIIVFIIQIIGDVITSKLDKR; from the coding sequence ATGCTTGAAGAATTATTGCCGAATATTGATTGGGAAGACATTATTGAAGCAACGAAAGAAACGCTTTACATGACAAGCATCTCTGTAGTAGCAACCTTTTTTATAGGCATAATATTAGGATTGATCCTGTTCCTGACAGGGAAGGGTAATATGTGGGAAAACCGGGCAGTCAACGGGATCATGAGTGCTGTCGTTAATATATTCCGTTCCATTCCATTTCTTATTTTGATCGTGCTGCTCATTCCTTTCACTAAAGCGCTTGTCGGTTCCATGATCGGAGAGAACGCTGCACTGCCGGCACTTATTATCGGTGCGGCCCCATTTTATGCGCGTATGGTTGAAATCGGCCTTCGTGAAATCGATAAAGGTGTAATTGAAGCCGCTAAATCGATGGGGGCAAAAACGAGCACGATCATTTGGAAGGTCCTTCTTCCAGAGTCGATGCCTGCCCTTATTTCCGGGATTACGGTAACGTCGATTGCATTGGTTGGATATACCGCAATGGCCGGGGTCATCGGCGCAGGCGGGCTTGGTAATCTAGCCTATTTGGACGGCTATCAAAGAAATCAAAATGACGTTACGCTTGTAGCGACTATCGTTATTCTAATTATCGTCTTCATAATTCAAATTATTGGAGATGTGATTACATCTAAATTGGACAAAAGATAA
- a CDS encoding MetQ/NlpA family ABC transporter substrate-binding protein, which produces MKKFLGFALILVLSFALAACGSEKDKSGSDTEKELKKLVVGASNVPHAEILEEAKPLLKEKGIELEIETFQDYVLPNKALNDKELDANYFQHIPYLEGQIKENGYDFVNAGGIHIEPIALYSQKYKSIDKLPEGATIIMSSSVADHGRALSLLEKNGLITLKEGIDKTTATTKDIVENKKNLKFDADYEAALLPKIYESGEGDAVLINSNYAIDAGLNPLEDSIAIEDSESPYVNVIAVNKGDENKEEIKTLVEVLHSKEIQDFILKEYKGAVVPADK; this is translated from the coding sequence ATGAAAAAGTTTTTAGGATTTGCATTAATTTTAGTGTTATCTTTCGCTTTGGCTGCTTGTGGAAGTGAAAAGGATAAAAGCGGCAGCGATACGGAAAAAGAATTGAAGAAATTAGTTGTAGGGGCATCCAATGTTCCGCATGCTGAAATCCTTGAGGAAGCTAAGCCGCTTCTTAAAGAAAAAGGAATCGAATTGGAAATCGAAACATTCCAGGACTATGTTTTACCGAATAAGGCGTTGAATGATAAGGAATTGGATGCTAACTACTTTCAACACATTCCATATTTAGAGGGGCAAATTAAAGAAAATGGATATGACTTCGTTAATGCTGGCGGAATTCATATCGAGCCGATTGCTCTATATTCACAAAAGTATAAAAGCATTGATAAACTTCCGGAAGGCGCAACAATTATTATGAGCAGCTCTGTTGCTGACCACGGACGTGCGTTATCTCTATTAGAAAAAAATGGCCTGATTACATTAAAAGAAGGCATCGATAAAACGACAGCTACAACTAAAGACATCGTTGAAAATAAGAAAAACCTTAAATTCGATGCTGATTATGAAGCGGCCCTGCTTCCTAAAATATATGAAAGCGGCGAAGGCGATGCCGTCCTGATCAACTCCAACTATGCGATTGACGCTGGATTGAATCCGCTTGAAGATTCGATTGCAATTGAAGATTCGGAATCACCATATGTTAACGTTATTGCTGTAAACAAAGGTGATGAAAATAAAGAAGAAATCAAAACGCTAGTAGAAGTATTACATTCTAAAGAAATTCAAGATTTTATTCTAAAGGAATACAAAGGTGCAGTTGTACCGGCGGATAAATAA
- the sufC gene encoding Fe-S cluster assembly ATPase SufC produces the protein MSASTLTVKDLHVSIEGKEILKGVNLEVKGGEIHAIMGPNGTGKSTLSSAIMGHPKYEVTSGSITFDGEDVLEMEVDERARVGLFLAMQYPSEISGVTNADFLRSSINARREEGDEISLMKFIRQMDQKMEFLEMDEDMAQRYLNEGFSGGEKKRNEILQLMMIQPKIAILDEIDSGLDIDALKVVSKGINEMRGEDFGCLIITHYQRLLNYITPDFVHVMMQGRVVKSGGPELAARLEAEGYDWIKQELGIEDETVGEEA, from the coding sequence ATGTCAGCTTCTACATTAACGGTTAAAGATCTTCACGTATCAATTGAAGGTAAAGAGATTTTAAAAGGGGTAAACCTTGAAGTCAAAGGTGGAGAAATCCATGCGATCATGGGACCAAATGGAACTGGTAAATCCACTTTATCATCAGCGATCATGGGTCACCCTAAATATGAAGTAACTAGCGGAAGCATCACATTCGATGGTGAAGATGTATTGGAAATGGAAGTAGACGAGCGCGCTCGTGTCGGTCTATTCCTAGCTATGCAATATCCAAGTGAAATCAGCGGTGTTACAAATGCTGACTTCTTACGTTCTTCCATTAATGCACGCCGTGAAGAAGGCGATGAAATTTCATTGATGAAATTCATTCGTCAAATGGACCAAAAAATGGAATTCCTTGAAATGGATGAAGATATGGCGCAACGCTATTTGAATGAAGGTTTCTCAGGCGGAGAGAAAAAACGTAACGAGATTCTTCAATTAATGATGATCCAACCTAAAATTGCAATCTTGGATGAGATTGATTCAGGTCTAGATATCGATGCACTTAAAGTTGTATCAAAAGGAATCAACGAAATGCGCGGAGAAGACTTTGGATGCTTGATCATCACTCACTACCAACGTCTATTAAATTACATCACTCCTGATTTTGTACATGTTATGATGCAAGGACGTGTCGTAAAATCAGGCGGTCCTGAACTTGCTGCCCGCTTGGAAGCGGAAGGCTATGACTGGATTAAACAAGAATTGGGCATTGAAGACGAAACTGTTGGCGAAGAAGCGTAA
- the sufD gene encoding Fe-S cluster assembly protein SufD codes for MTTETKLPFEQEDISSYSTKNNDPAWLSELRIQAFSELEKLPMPKPDKTKIDKWNFTSFQTHTVDSEAFASLEELPEEIKSIIEENENLYIQRNNTPAHINLSANVKEQGVIFTDILTAARDHAELVQKYFMKDGVKIDEHRLTALHAALVNGGAFLYVPKNVEIKEPIQSVFLLDNPDTTLFNHVLIVAEDNSSVTYVENYFSSVESNEGIANIVTEVFANANAKVEYGAVDTLSKGFTTYVNRRGVAGRDARIEWALGLMNDGNTISDNTTYLMGDGSHGDTKSVVVGRGEQKQNFTTAIIHFGKRSEGYILKHGVMKDAASSIFNGIGKIEYGATKANAEQESRVLMLSEKARGDANPILLIDEDDVTAGHAASVGRVDPLQLYYLMSRGITKKEAERLVIHGFLAPVVNQLPIEGVKKQLVAVIERKVQ; via the coding sequence ATGACTACAGAAACGAAATTACCGTTTGAACAAGAGGATATAAGCTCCTATTCAACTAAAAATAATGATCCAGCTTGGCTATCCGAGCTTCGGATTCAAGCGTTTTCTGAATTAGAAAAGCTCCCGATGCCAAAGCCGGATAAAACGAAAATCGATAAATGGAATTTTACTTCTTTCCAGACACATACTGTTGACAGTGAAGCTTTTGCCTCTTTAGAGGAGCTTCCGGAAGAAATTAAATCCATCATTGAAGAAAATGAAAACTTATACATTCAACGCAATAATACGCCGGCACATATCAATCTGTCAGCAAATGTGAAAGAACAAGGCGTCATCTTCACGGATATTTTAACAGCGGCTCGTGACCATGCTGAGCTCGTGCAAAAATATTTCATGAAAGACGGCGTTAAAATAGATGAACACCGTTTAACAGCACTTCATGCTGCATTAGTTAATGGGGGAGCATTCCTTTATGTTCCGAAAAATGTAGAAATCAAAGAACCGATTCAATCGGTATTCCTGTTGGATAATCCAGATACTACACTTTTCAACCATGTTTTGATCGTAGCGGAAGATAATAGCTCTGTCACATATGTAGAGAACTACTTCTCAAGCGTTGAGTCTAACGAAGGGATTGCCAACATCGTAACGGAGGTATTTGCAAATGCGAATGCCAAAGTGGAATACGGAGCGGTCGATACCCTTTCAAAAGGCTTCACGACATATGTTAACCGTCGTGGAGTGGCAGGACGTGACGCTCGTATTGAGTGGGCACTTGGCCTGATGAACGATGGAAATACGATTTCAGATAATACAACATATCTAATGGGCGATGGCTCACACGGTGATACTAAATCCGTTGTAGTTGGACGCGGGGAACAAAAACAGAACTTTACGACAGCCATCATTCATTTTGGCAAACGCTCTGAGGGCTATATCCTTAAGCACGGTGTCATGAAAGACGCAGCATCCTCCATTTTCAATGGAATTGGGAAAATAGAGTATGGTGCTACAAAGGCTAATGCCGAACAAGAATCACGCGTATTGATGTTAAGTGAAAAAGCACGCGGAGATGCCAATCCAATCCTCTTGATTGATGAAGATGATGTAACGGCTGGTCATGCTGCTTCCGTCGGTCGTGTTGACCCGCTTCAACTGTATTATTTAATGAGCCGTGGTATTACAAAGAAAGAAGCAGAAAGACTTGTCATTCACGGATTCTTGGCCCCTGTTGTTAACCAGCTTCCAATTGAGGGAGTTAAAAAACAATTAGTAGCGGTCATTGAAAGGAAAGTACAGTAA
- a CDS encoding cysteine desulfurase, producing the protein MNPYEIRKLFPILDQEVNGQPLVYLDSAATSQKPAAVIEAIEQYYRGYNSNVHRGVHTLGTKATDAYEGAREKVRKFINASSTEEIIFTRGTTTSLNTVARSYGGANVKEGDEIVISYMEHHSNIIPWQQLAKEKGAVLKYIPLQEDGTISVDDARATITDATKIVSIMQVSNVLGVINPVKEIAKIAHEHNAVMVVDGAQSTPHLKVDVRDLDCDFFAFSGHKMVGPTGIGVLYGKKELLEKMEPIEFGGEMIDFVGLYESTWKELPWKFEGGTPIIAGAIGIGAAIDFLEEIGLDNIERHEHKLAAYAMEKMSAVEGLTIYGPKDAEKRAGVVTFNINDVHPHDVATVLDADGIAVRAGHHCAQPLMKWLDVSSTARASFYLYNTEEDIDKLVSGLVKTKEYFSNVF; encoded by the coding sequence ATGAACCCATACGAAATTCGTAAGCTTTTTCCAATATTAGATCAAGAAGTCAATGGTCAGCCATTAGTTTATTTAGATAGTGCTGCAACCTCTCAAAAACCGGCTGCAGTGATTGAAGCGATTGAGCAATATTACCGCGGATACAACTCGAATGTTCACCGCGGGGTGCATACACTAGGAACAAAAGCTACGGATGCGTATGAAGGTGCACGTGAAAAGGTACGTAAATTCATTAATGCTTCTTCTACAGAAGAAATCATCTTCACTAGAGGCACAACGACTTCTTTAAATACTGTAGCAAGAAGTTACGGTGGAGCAAATGTTAAAGAGGGTGACGAAATTGTCATCTCTTACATGGAGCATCACAGTAATATCATTCCGTGGCAGCAGCTTGCCAAAGAAAAAGGCGCTGTACTGAAATATATTCCACTTCAAGAGGATGGAACGATTTCCGTTGATGATGCGAGGGCAACAATTACGGATGCAACGAAAATCGTTTCCATCATGCAGGTTTCGAATGTACTTGGTGTTATCAATCCTGTGAAGGAAATCGCAAAAATTGCCCATGAACACAATGCTGTAATGGTAGTGGACGGGGCACAAAGCACGCCGCATCTAAAAGTGGATGTCCGTGATTTGGATTGTGATTTCTTTGCCTTCTCAGGTCATAAAATGGTCGGTCCAACTGGTATCGGCGTATTATATGGCAAGAAAGAGCTTCTGGAAAAAATGGAGCCGATTGAATTCGGCGGAGAGATGATTGATTTTGTAGGTTTGTATGAGTCTACATGGAAAGAACTCCCGTGGAAATTCGAAGGCGGTACCCCGATCATTGCCGGAGCCATCGGCATTGGGGCTGCAATTGATTTCTTGGAAGAAATCGGTTTGGATAATATTGAACGGCATGAACATAAACTCGCCGCTTATGCAATGGAGAAAATGTCAGCAGTTGAAGGGCTGACCATATACGGTCCTAAAGATGCAGAAAAGCGTGCGGGTGTAGTAACCTTTAATATTAATGATGTACATCCACATGATGTCGCTACCGTTCTTGATGCAGATGGAATTGCTGTCCGTGCCGGTCATCATTGCGCACAGCCATTAATGAAATGGCTTGACGTATCATCGACAGCAAGAGCAAGTTTCTATCTATATAACACGGAAGAAGATATTGATAAGCTTGTGTCCGGGCTTGTTAAAACGAAGGAGTATTTCAGTAATGTCTTTTGA
- the sufU gene encoding Fe-S cluster assembly sulfur transfer protein SufU translates to MSFDNLDTLYRQVIMDHYKKPRNKGMLEDGSMTIDMNNPTCGDRIRLTMKIEDGKVSDVKFDGDGCSISMSSASMMTQAIKGKDVDTALAMSETFSLMIQGKEYDDEMDLGDIEALQGVSKFPARIKCATLAWKAMEKGLKE, encoded by the coding sequence ATGTCTTTTGATAACTTAGATACACTTTACCGTCAAGTCATTATGGATCACTATAAGAAACCACGTAATAAGGGCATGCTAGAAGATGGAAGCATGACGATCGATATGAATAATCCAACCTGCGGCGATCGGATTCGTTTAACGATGAAGATTGAAGATGGCAAGGTCAGCGATGTTAAATTCGATGGTGATGGATGTTCGATATCCATGAGTTCGGCATCCATGATGACTCAAGCTATTAAGGGCAAAGACGTTGATACTGCTCTAGCGATGTCCGAGACTTTTTCCTTAATGATTCAGGGAAAAGAATACGACGATGAGATGGACCTTGGGGATATTGAAGCCCTTCAAGGTGTTTCTAAATTCCCAGCCCGAATCAAGTGTGCGACCCTAGCTTGGAAAGCCATGGAAAAGGGATTGAAGGAATAA
- the sufB gene encoding Fe-S cluster assembly protein SufB, translating to MAKKMPEIGDYKYGFADKDVSIFRSKRGLTKEIVEEISRMKDEPQWMLDFRLKSLEHFYNMPMPQWGGDMQSLNFDEITYYVKPSEKSEKSWDEVPEEIKQTFDKLGIPEAEQKYLAGVSAQYESEVVYHSMKVELEDLGIVFKDTDSALRENEDIFREHFGKTIPPTDNKFSALNSAVWSGGSFIYVPKGVKVDTPLQAYFRINSENMGQFERTLIIVDEGASVHYVEGCTAPVYTTNSLHSAVVEIVIKKDAYCRYTTIQNWANNVFNLVTKRAVCDANATMEWIDGNIGSKLTMKYPAVILKGEGARGMTLSIAIAGKGQHQDAGAKMIHLAPNTSSTIVSKSISKQGGKVTYRGIVHFGRKADGARSNIECDTLIMDNQSTSDTIPYNEILNDNISLEHEAKVSKVSEEQLFYLMSRGISEQEATEMIVMGFIEPFTKELPMEYAVEMNRLIKFEMEGSIG from the coding sequence ATGGCAAAGAAAATGCCTGAAATCGGCGATTATAAATATGGCTTTGCGGATAAAGATGTTTCCATCTTCCGTTCAAAGCGTGGTCTGACAAAAGAAATCGTGGAAGAAATTTCTCGAATGAAGGATGAACCGCAATGGATGCTTGATTTCCGTTTGAAATCATTGGAGCATTTTTACAACATGCCAATGCCTCAATGGGGCGGCGACATGCAGAGCCTGAACTTTGATGAAATCACATACTATGTTAAACCATCAGAGAAATCAGAGAAGTCTTGGGATGAAGTTCCTGAAGAAATCAAACAGACTTTTGATAAATTAGGAATTCCTGAAGCCGAACAGAAATATCTTGCTGGTGTATCTGCTCAATATGAATCAGAAGTGGTTTACCATAGCATGAAAGTGGAATTGGAAGATTTAGGTATCGTGTTTAAAGATACGGACTCAGCACTTCGTGAAAATGAAGATATCTTCCGTGAGCATTTTGGAAAAACGATCCCGCCCACTGACAATAAATTCTCGGCATTGAACTCGGCAGTTTGGTCAGGTGGATCTTTCATCTATGTACCAAAAGGCGTTAAAGTGGATACTCCGCTTCAAGCATATTTCCGGATCAACTCTGAAAACATGGGGCAATTCGAACGTACGCTAATCATTGTTGATGAAGGCGCATCCGTTCACTATGTAGAAGGTTGTACAGCTCCGGTTTATACAACTAACTCCCTTCATAGTGCGGTTGTTGAAATCGTCATTAAGAAAGATGCTTACTGCCGTTACACGACGATCCAAAACTGGGCAAACAACGTGTTTAACCTTGTTACGAAACGTGCGGTTTGTGACGCTAACGCAACAATGGAATGGATCGATGGTAACATCGGTTCCAAATTGACAATGAAATACCCAGCTGTCATCTTGAAAGGTGAAGGTGCCCGCGGTATGACATTATCCATTGCCATTGCCGGCAAAGGCCAACACCAAGACGCTGGAGCAAAAATGATTCACCTAGCGCCAAATACATCTTCAACTATCGTATCAAAATCAATTTCTAAACAGGGCGGTAAAGTAACATACCGTGGTATCGTTCATTTCGGACGTAAAGCGGATGGAGCTCGTTCCAATATTGAATGTGATACATTAATCATGGATAATCAGTCTACATCTGATACAATCCCTTACAATGAAATCTTGAATGATAACATTTCCCTTGAACACGAAGCGAAGGTTTCCAAAGTATCTGAAGAACAATTGTTCTACTTGATGAGCCGCGGAATTTCTGAGCAAGAAGCAACGGAAATGATCGTAATGGGCTTCATCGAACCATTTACAAAAGAACTTCCAATGGAATATGCGGTCGAAATGAACCGTCTGATCAAGTTCGAAATGGAAGGATCCATCGGCTAA
- a CDS encoding DUF72 domain-containing protein, with product MIYVGVTGWGDQDSLYHGGVSQRDKLKEYGAHFPVVEVDASFYAVQPKRNSEKWVSETPASFQFVVKAYQGMTGHQRGEIPFESKKEMFKAFRDSLEAYQKSGKLAMVLFQFPPWFDCKRENVNYLRWCKAEMGNIPAAIEFRNQSWYRPGVAQKTLDFIEKEGWIHTVCDEPQAGEGSIPVVLHATHKDKTLIRFHGRNLHGWQRPSSGDNWREVRYLYRYNHQELIEWVEKIRILEKESKEIYVLFNNNSGGDAADNAKQMIELLGIEYEGLAPKQLGLF from the coding sequence ATGATTTATGTTGGTGTGACCGGTTGGGGTGATCAAGATAGTTTGTATCATGGCGGTGTGTCCCAACGTGATAAACTTAAAGAGTACGGGGCTCATTTTCCCGTTGTGGAGGTGGATGCCTCATTTTATGCAGTCCAGCCAAAGAGGAACAGTGAAAAGTGGGTATCCGAGACGCCTGCATCATTCCAGTTTGTCGTAAAAGCCTATCAAGGGATGACAGGACATCAGCGTGGGGAAATCCCATTTGAAAGTAAGAAGGAAATGTTCAAGGCATTTCGCGACTCTCTGGAAGCATATCAGAAGTCCGGCAAGCTCGCGATGGTCTTATTTCAGTTTCCGCCATGGTTTGATTGTAAACGTGAAAATGTGAATTACCTGCGATGGTGCAAAGCTGAAATGGGCAATATTCCAGCTGCTATAGAATTTCGGAATCAAAGCTGGTACAGACCCGGCGTAGCCCAGAAAACTTTGGACTTTATCGAAAAGGAAGGCTGGATCCATACTGTATGCGATGAGCCGCAGGCTGGAGAGGGATCCATTCCTGTCGTTCTGCATGCTACCCATAAAGATAAAACCCTGATACGCTTTCATGGCCGTAACCTGCATGGTTGGCAAAGGCCTTCTTCGGGGGATAATTGGCGTGAGGTCAGGTACTTATATAGATATAATCATCAGGAATTGATTGAATGGGTGGAGAAAATCAGGATATTGGAAAAGGAATCCAAGGAGATATATGTCCTGTTCAATAATAACTCAGGCGGAGATGCCGCTGATAATGCCAAACAAATGATTGAGTTGCTTGGTATAGAATATGAAGGACTGGCTCCTAAGCAGCTTGGTTTGTTTTAA
- a CDS encoding sulfite exporter TauE/SafE family protein, with product MVWLVLVGIGLLAGSIGALVGLGGGIIIVPSLLYLGTSTNIIDELTPQVAVGVSTVIMIFTGLSSTLSYLKYKVVDYKAGLIFFIGSAPGGIIGAYVNKNLNAEAFSLYFGIFMVFMAIVLLVKNRLKPMLFKPGKGKIVKTYKTENGHSFSYGYHPLLAVLISFVVGFSSGLFGIGGGALMVPVMMLLFFFPPHMAVATSMFMVFLSSITNSITHISLGNVNWPYALALIPGAWFGAKLGALINTRLKSASLENMLKIVLIIIGLRLIYQGITG from the coding sequence ATGGTTTGGTTAGTATTAGTGGGTATTGGATTATTAGCGGGATCCATCGGCGCTCTTGTCGGTCTGGGCGGCGGCATCATCATTGTGCCTTCTCTTTTATATTTAGGTACATCTACAAATATTATCGATGAGCTGACTCCTCAGGTCGCCGTAGGTGTTTCAACTGTAATCATGATTTTTACCGGCTTATCTTCCACTTTATCTTATTTAAAATATAAAGTGGTGGATTATAAGGCCGGCTTAATCTTTTTTATTGGCAGTGCACCTGGTGGAATAATAGGGGCCTATGTGAATAAAAACCTTAACGCCGAAGCTTTTTCTTTGTATTTTGGAATTTTCATGGTTTTCATGGCTATCGTGTTATTAGTGAAAAATCGTTTGAAGCCAATGCTTTTCAAGCCTGGAAAAGGGAAAATAGTTAAGACGTATAAAACTGAAAATGGACATTCATTTTCTTATGGTTACCACCCCCTGTTAGCTGTATTGATATCTTTTGTCGTGGGATTCAGCTCCGGGTTATTTGGAATTGGCGGTGGAGCCCTAATGGTTCCCGTCATGATGCTTCTTTTCTTCTTTCCTCCGCATATGGCTGTAGCGACTTCGATGTTCATGGTATTTCTATCTTCCATCACTAATTCGATTACGCATATTTCCCTTGGAAATGTAAATTGGCCATATGCTCTTGCCCTAATTCCGGGTGCATGGTTCGGTGCTAAATTGGGGGCACTCATCAATACGCGTCTAAAGAGTGCTTCGCTGGAAAATATGTTGAAAATAGTGCTGATAATCATTGGTTTACGACTAATATACCAAGGTATTACAGGATGA